The following is a genomic window from Pongo pygmaeus isolate AG05252 chromosome 22, NHGRI_mPonPyg2-v2.0_pri, whole genome shotgun sequence.
aggaaggaagaaaggaaagaaagaagagaagggaagaaagaaggaaggaagggaagaaaagaaaagagaacgaaggaaggaaggaaagaaagagagagagagagaaagaaagaaggaaggaaggatggacggacagaaggaaggaaaaaaagaagagaagagagagagagaaagaaagaaagacggacagaaggaaggaaaaaaagaagagaaaagagagagaaagaaaaagaaagaaaagaaaaggaaaggaaagaagaaaggaagaaagaaagaaagatggagagaaggaagaaaaaagagaaaagagagacagaaataggaaggaaggaagggagaaagaaagacaagagaaAACTAGCAATCGTTATTTGAAGGGCTGAGGATTTTTAGTATAAGCTGAAAATCAAACTTGAAGtgtacagaaaaagagaagaaagagtatGGTCAATTTAGTTATAAAGCAatctgaaaacaaagatacaaaaatctaTACAATTCAATAGCTTTCATGATAAAACTGACGAACTAAAGAGTACAGCACAATTGTCAAGGGCATGAAGACTGGAGGGTAGAGAGAAAATTCATAATACTGAGGGTGAGgtgttagaagaaaacattagagaTTTTTATACTTGAATATTAGGTTATAAACGGGGAAAAGAGaagataatactttttaaaatcagaaaaatttacCTCTGaaaacctcttttctctttcaataTAAATTTATGCCTGTATTAGCTACTGTCAGTGATTAACTGTTTTAAGTGATTCATTAACATGCCAGGTTGTCTTATAAATTAAAgcattttacattattaacttttGATTTCAGCAACATAAATGCTTAAACAATAAATTGGTCTGTATTACCTGGGTTGTTTTCTTTAATGGTAACTAAATAGAATAATCCTCTTGGTGAAAGGAGATCTGGAACCAGGGGAAAAAACCTGTCCATAACTTCCCGACCATTTCTGCCACCAGCCCAAGCTGCCTCTATTCCGTGACTTCCTACCTGTGAACAATtagaaagaatgttttcttttaactcaAGTTTGATTTAGATCACAAGCTGAATCTTTTTGACAAGTAATATCaccaaaaaagtatatattttgcattttacagCTGATCAAGGAGCAGTAAAGTTGAATCTAAGTTTGATCATTTTCTAGTGTGTAACCTTGGGTAAATTGGTAATCTTGTTTGTGAATTACTTTCctcctttatctgtaaaattagaaaaagaatagtTCCATATGtacaattagaaaaataataagtggataaaaaatgtttttattaataaaaaaatatttttatccacTGTTAGGAATAAATAAGGAAGTATATTTAAAGTTCTGAGAACATTGCCCTGCATATATCAAGGGCTTAATAAGTTATTACTATTAATACAATGCTTAACATTGAGAGACGTGGGTAGCTTTTGTACTTAACATAGAAAGAAGCTAGAAGGAACAGCTTGTATTATAAGAGACCTACTGTACAGAAACAAAGCTTCAAAATGTCCCAGTGCATCTGGCCCTCTTGTAGTTTAAAGTGTGAAACACATAGATCTTTTCTAAggaactcatttatttatttattttatttatatattattaaataaatatatttattatatattatataaaggcATACTGAAGCATGTTTCCTCTAACAAtctaattatattttagaaacaatATCCATAAGAGTTTATATAGTATTAAAAAATCTTTAGATCCTTATCATtgtatattgtttctttttttttttttttttttgagacagggtcttgctctgtcacctagactggagtacagtggtgtaatcacggctcactgcagcttccaccttgtgggctcaagtgatcctcccacttcagcttcccaagtatctaggactacaggcgcaagccaccacacctggctaatttttttttttgagacagagtctcgcactatcatccaggctggagtgcagtggctcgatctcggctcactgcaagctctgcctcccaggttaacgccattctcctgcctcagtctccaaatagctgggattacaggtgtgtgccaccaggcccggctaatttttgtattttcagtagaggtggggtttcaccatgttggccaggctggtcttgaacccttgacctcaggtaatctgtcgcctcagcctcccaaagtacaggattacaggcgtgggccattgCGTCCGGCCGGTTAAAACCttttgttttgcaaattttttattcatgataaaggatatatgtaatatatatgtacatgtatattcgaatatatgaatataaacacCATGGCCTGATATGAATGTGATTTTTAAGGATAGATATGTGTCACAGTTTGTATTTCCATCATTTAAGGTTCCTTTCCTAGGTCTTTTAATAGGACTCAATTACTGACAATTAGGAGTAAAATCAGAGTAGTCTGTGATAAGAGCAGTTGACTGATGTCATAGGATAACATTCATTTGAttttacaaacaaaataattgaaaatattaataattaaattttgttGTATGTTTTACCTCTTGAGGTGGAGTCACTACATACGGGGGATTAAACACCAGAAGATCAACTTTTTCCTTCAATCTTGGTAGCAAGCCTTTGACCTAAATGTATTCAACAACAGTAAGAATTTTACATTAAACTCTGAATTAAATAACTGACAAatcaatctttaaaaataatctccCATGTTTTTGGGAAAATAATGTGTTACGGGCTACACTTGCAGAGagaaatgaagtatttttatgttttcattcagAAAAATGATACatgcaattaaataaaaataaggaaattaaactaTCAGAATGAATATTAAAAAGCCTGTACTCCTCAAcagcacatatatttatattctgggttcacttttagaaaatgaaataagaaagcaAACTCTAATTCTGTATAATCTGTATAGACTTGGATATAAGTTTACAACTATATTTGCTaacattttcacaatttttccGATATCTGTACAGATACCTACCATTATTTACTGGATACTGTTCTATAGTTTCTTCTATCTCTGGTGTTTCACCATTCTATCAAAAACACTTACTTAATACTAATTATGGAaacattaaagaaatttttaggccaggcacagtggctcatgcctgtaatcccagcactttaggaggccgaagcaggtggatcatctgagctcaggagttcgagaccagcctcaccaacccatggccaacatgatgaaacccagtctctactaaaaatacaaaaactagtcgggcacagtggtgggtgcctgtaatcccagctactggggaggctgaggcaggataattgcttgaacccaggaggcggagtctgcagtgagccaagattgcgccactacactccagcctgggcgacagtgatactctgtctcaaaaaaaaaaaaagaaagaaagaagaaatttttaaaataaaaaaaaaaaatcaccacgtTGATCTCATGTAAATCACTGGAGTACCTTTCTTGATACTCTAGCTTTTATTAGCAGTAACAACTTCTAAtgatatgaaaataatttcttatctCTTTGGCTTAATTCCTTCTAAGCTACaaaatcatttataaattaaaaaaaaaaaaaaacaggaaagctaCCTACCCTCATCATTGTAAGAAAAGTGCAGGTTAAGCAGCACAgaagtattttgtatttcatatgTCTACCTGGTgcatgctattattatttttgcctttatatAAAAAGGTATTTgacatatataaattaaaaacctACAAATTTAAAACTGCCACTTGAAAATGTGTGCTGTTAACTTCTTAAAACAATGGTTGTGCAGTTGTCATTTGTTGTTTTTACCTACTGAGGACCCACTACCCCTTTCTTCTGATTTAATTTCCTTGACTTTTGTTAGGGAAGTTCTACCTCCCATCATTCTCAATCTAAGTGGCCTGAGTAGGGTTTATCCCAATCCAGCTCCTGGGATGGAACTATGAGCCAGTTTGAAGCCAATCATCTCCATATTCAAATCTCCTTCAGCCACAGCAAAAGGTTGAGAGATAGGCACATAACCCAAGTTGATCCAGATAATACTCATTCTGGGGCCTCTTCTAGAGTAACTGAATAGAAAGGGCCTCTTTCCTTGGGAAGGTGTTGAGAAATAAGATACAGATATGCAAACATCTTGTTACCATGAAGGGAAAGACTGCCTAGGAATACAGCCACCAGAGAGAAGTTCAGAGATAAGAAAAAGATGTCTATAGCATTCTTAGAGGTCCTAGAAGTAGCTGTGCTGAagccatcaatttttttttttttttttttttgagacagggccttgttctgttccacaggctggaatgcagtggcacgatcatggctcaaggcagcctcaacctcccagggtcaagcgatcctcccacctcagcctcccaagtagctggcacgaCAGGTGCGCAcaaccatgtccagctatttttttttatttttattttttgtagagacgagttcTCACTATATTGtacaagctggtcttgaattcctgggcccaagcaatcatcccacctcagcatcccagagtactgggattaaaggtgtgagccttTGCACCCcgactaactttttaaatttaagccaGTTTGAACGGGGTTCACTATCACTTCTGACTGAAAGAGGCCTGAATTGTGGAAAAGATGGATTACATCAACAAAGAATTTACTTTGTATATGGTATACTGCTTAGTGGGTCAAAAGTTAATTATTTACCAAAGTTTCTTTGACCTAAAGCATCTTAaccttatttgaaaagaaaattattactgGACAAAGATTATCTTACCAAATCTGTAATAACTGGTTGAATGTAAACTTTGTTACAGCGTGCTGTCTCTAGGGTACAAGCTGCTGCCTCAGGGTTGATATCAGTGCACCTATAAACAGAAATGGAAGGAAACTATATCCTATGTCCATAAGGCAAATCTGTTACTGAGTAATTTCAAGGAATGTTCCGTTAATTCTACACAgaacagatttagaaaaaaaaaattagaatgtatTCAATAAcggcaaagaaaaagagaacaaggaTTTGTTCTATTGATGAAAAAGACTGTTAATACTGATACAATGTCCAAGAGTAGAAGAATACACATACATGCATCTGAAGGAATTTATGAAATTATACATCCAATGaaggagtactatgcagccaccAAAAACgaaatttaaaaggaatttttGATAGGAAAATGTTTAtgagataaaattaaattaaagacacaggaagtgaaaaaaaacagaaggaaactgTTGGACCATGTATAGTAAAATTTAtaggtgattttaattttcttctttatacttttctacaTTCTCCAATCTTCCATAAATTTAAGCAACTTTAAATTTCTTATGATATCAAATTATTTACCTAAGAAATCAAATTTAGAGATGATCTAAAATTATGCTGCTTCTACAATTACGTAGtatgatggagcagtttgaacaTGAATAATTTTTAGGGAAGCATAGTTCGTAATCTGAGTTTTTGCTACACTTAAATACTATAAGATAcatactatttaaaaattatttcattagagTTATCATAGTTAACCTGTCGGTGGAAGATCTAGATGAATATGATTTACTTACATGTACAAAGCCTGAGGGCCTATCATAGAAGCTAGGAATGCAGATACTACACCAGACCCTGACCCTACTTCCAGGCATATTTccgctctaaaaaataaataaataaatattagtataGTAGAATCAAAATACTCTTCACAGAAAACGCTCATGCTAGTTTTATTTCTAGCATATATATTTCTCTAGCATCATCACTCACCtggaaatatatgaaaatagaaatttataattTCTGACAACTACTTTGTACTTAATATTGCATAACTCAAAATTACTAATATTTTGggtacataatatattttaagtcCATAAAAGTTATATATTACCAAACATGGCTTTCAGTTAATTTCAACAAACCATTACATTAAAAAGTATGGAAAAATGTTAATCTAGGGTTGGAAATATTAATGTGAAAGACATCATTCCTTCACACAAGGAGCTCCTAGCTTAGTATTTCCTAAAATAAGGTTTGTAttattacaaaatttatttttgaaaaaagttcCTCTATCATTTTTAATACCTAACATTCACAGAGCCATCAGTATATCCTAGAGAATTAAAAGGTCCCCCAATAATAGAGCAGGACAAAAATTCTTTTTCTGGACAACTATATGCTAATTGGGAAAacagtatctgatctttgaatgTTAACCATCTTAGAATGCTGTTAACTATAAAATCTTCATTCTACTGTACTTTATCTTTCCATTAAATTTATATTCTTGCCTATAATCTTggaagttgtttcttttttagagacaggctcttgctctgtcacctaggctagagggcagtggtgccaccatagctcactgcagcctttaactcctgggcttgctcaagtgatcctcccgcctcagcctcccgagtagttaggactacaggcatgaaccacagtgccAGCCCTCTATAATGTTATACATGCATCAAAAGCATAAATCATCCCCATTACAAAGATCAGCTTGATAGCATTTAGGGAAATTTTTAGCACTGAACTCCCAAAACAACTACCCAGTGACAAGCTCCAGAGGTTTTAAACTTTTGGAACCAGTCTACACATCTGACAAGTCTTTATTAGGTGGTAATAAGGTCTGAGAATCTCACCAGGTGGCTTCTCTTTGAAAATAACTATCATGGTCTCATAAATAATTAGAATTCCAAACTAGAAATAACCCAAGACTTTATAACAAAATCAGCTCCTTTTACAGCATACTTTGCAGTGCAATTTGTGCTTGTAAATCTTTCTGGGCTATCTTGAGAAGAAAAGACAAGTTATAAAACAGTACTGTTCCACTGTATATTCCAGTAAATCCAAAAGTTCCATCATCTACAATGAAAGACTAGTTTAATAAGAGCTGGGGCATTTTATACTGGAAAAATATGACCAAGTTTAAGAgggataaataaatacaatatagaTCTTAGAAACCTGAAAGCTGTTTGTTCCATCCTGAGAAAACCCAGTTCATCTTATCTTCAAACAAATCTAACAACCCAAATtccttacatttaaaaatcacaatgtcagtattcattctttctgctattaatttaaaattgatGGCAATCACTTCAACAAATCCATTTAAATAAAGTGCTAGGGTAGACTATTGTCTGCTAGCTGCATGTaacttttttttggtaacaattaaatgaaaaattcagttcctcagtagcactagccacatttcaagcgcTCTGTAGCCACATGTGAGGACTGGCTGATGCTAGACTATGCTATTCagtggatttaaaaatatttccccacTCCAGTAACACAACTTTCTTTCATGTTTGTTAAGGGTGCTTTCTATGTGCTGAGTAAATCAAATAATACCATgcaattttaatatgtaatactttaaaaatatcaataagcAATGTTTCCGGAATATTTTGTTTCCAAACGTGTTATACTATCGCTTCTCTCAGGGACATGTGTTCTTCAGATTAACAGGTGACAGGAAAAGAT
Proteins encoded in this region:
- the N6AMT1 gene encoding methyltransferase N6AMT1: MAGQSFPTPLHGHVGRGAFSDVYEPAEDTFLLLDALEAAAAELAGAEICLEVGSGSGVVSAFLASMIGPQALYMCTDINPEAAACTLETARCNKVYIQPVITDLVKGLLPRLKEKVDLLVFNPPYVVTPPQEVGSHGIEAAWAGGRNGREVMDRFFPLVPDLLSPRGLFYLVTIKENNPEEILKIMKTKGLQGTTALSRQAGQETLSVLKFTKS